In Catenulispora sp. MAP5-51, a genomic segment contains:
- a CDS encoding NAD(P)-binding domain-containing protein, with protein sequence MTDVAVIGAGQAGLSSAYHLDRAGFAPETGYVVLDGDRAPGGAWQHRWPSLRMATVNGIFDLPGMAFEPPGPQERASEAVPRYFARYEEHFQLAVHRPATVRAVRYGPQDRLLVETDAETWAARAVINATGTWNKPFWPYYPGRESFRGRQLHAATYPGPQVFAGRRVIVVGGGITAIGLLTELAGAGATTTWVTRRPPVFRDQPFTREYGREVVAMVEARVRAGLVPQSVVGVTGLPVNEAIREAQRTGVLDRLPMFDRITPEGVAWDAPVAGVPGSPRSVEADVILWCTGWRAALDHLAPLHLRAPGGGITMDGTRVVLEPRLHLVGYGPSASTVGANRAGREAVRDIRRLLAAGTAPALAA encoded by the coding sequence ATGACGGACGTCGCAGTGATCGGGGCCGGCCAGGCCGGCCTGTCCAGCGCTTACCACCTGGACCGGGCCGGCTTCGCCCCCGAGACCGGATATGTGGTCCTGGACGGCGACCGGGCACCCGGCGGCGCATGGCAGCACCGCTGGCCCTCGCTGCGCATGGCGACCGTCAACGGCATCTTCGACCTGCCCGGCATGGCCTTCGAGCCGCCGGGGCCGCAGGAGCGGGCCTCGGAGGCGGTCCCGCGCTACTTCGCCCGGTACGAGGAGCACTTCCAGCTGGCCGTGCACCGGCCGGCGACGGTCCGCGCCGTGCGCTACGGGCCGCAGGACCGCCTGCTGGTCGAGACCGACGCCGAGACCTGGGCCGCCCGCGCCGTGATCAACGCCACGGGCACGTGGAACAAGCCGTTCTGGCCGTACTACCCCGGCCGTGAGTCCTTCCGCGGACGCCAGCTGCACGCCGCGACCTACCCCGGCCCGCAGGTGTTCGCCGGCAGGCGCGTGATCGTGGTCGGCGGCGGCATCACCGCGATCGGGCTGCTCACCGAGCTCGCCGGGGCCGGGGCCACGACGACCTGGGTGACGCGCCGGCCGCCGGTGTTCCGCGACCAGCCGTTCACGCGGGAGTACGGGCGCGAAGTCGTCGCCATGGTGGAGGCCAGGGTGCGCGCGGGGCTGGTACCGCAGAGCGTGGTGGGCGTCACCGGGCTGCCGGTGAACGAGGCGATCCGCGAGGCCCAGCGCACCGGGGTGCTGGACCGGCTTCCGATGTTCGATCGGATCACGCCGGAGGGTGTCGCGTGGGACGCGCCGGTCGCCGGCGTACCGGGGTCGCCGCGCTCCGTCGAGGCGGACGTGATCCTGTGGTGCACCGGCTGGCGCGCGGCCCTGGACCACCTGGCGCCGCTGCACCTGCGCGCGCCCGGCGGCGGCATCACCATGGACGGCACGCGCGTGGTGCTGGAACCGCGGCTGCACCTGGTCGGTTACGGCCCCTCGGCCAGCACGGTGGGGGCCAACCGCGCCGGGCGCGAGGCCGTCCGGGACATCCGGCGGCTGCTGGCGGCCGGGACCGCTCCGGCGCTGGCGGCGTAG